The Carassius gibelio isolate Cgi1373 ecotype wild population from Czech Republic chromosome B5, carGib1.2-hapl.c, whole genome shotgun sequence genome segment CAtgctaaataaattacattaagcatgtgcTTTAACTGAAATAGATAAGATTAATTGGTTTTAGGACCACCACTCAATTAGTTGGAACAAATTTTTCAACACAAATGATCTTCGTTGGTTAAAACTTttttgaatttaaattgaatGAGATGCTGTTGTAACTCCAAAAGACTGATGCAAACTATTGCATTTAATTCTCATGGTTGTTGAGCCAAAACATCTGTTTTTAGGATGCGACTTTCTAATATTAAAACACTGTTTAATTAACaagcatattattaataatgacaaTATAGTCTCTAAAACACAACCCCACAAAACGCAATCAAATAAGCGATGCACATCCAGAAAGAGGCAAAAGTTGGTTTAGCCAAGCGTCTCAGCTGAATGCACCTCAAAAGGACTTCACTCAGTGTGCTGATTGTTTTTCATCTCTGGGCCACACAAGGCCCACCGCATCCTCCATCCCACCCCTCGGCCGGCAGCTAACTCCAGCCTGACCCGGGCCGTGCAGATGAAAGCCTCATCAGCACTGTGGCTGGCCACATTTACAAGTGAAAGACCGCCAATAATGGGGTGGTTAGGGAGAAAATGAGGAGACAGAGGGGTGCTCACAGATGTTGAGGGGGGTTGGGGGTATTGTAGCAGGGACAGAGGGGACTGGCGGAGGGGGGGTGATGTTGTGCCTTTTTAGACCTGATTTAGGACAGAATGGAGAGGTGTCCGAATGAAGGGGCCAGTGGCCAGGCGAGGGCAGGCGCTTTGGAGAGCGTGTGAACGGGAGCACTGGGGTCAACTAAGAGCAGAGGTTTGGGGGAGGGAGATGGGTCAGTCTGTTGCTTTTTGTAACAGTTGAAAATCCTTCCTTTGACACCACCCAAGGTGAGGGCCTACACTTCCTCTTGGTATACTGGATGGGACAGATGAAGTCATCAAAGTGGGTATTAGTGCTTTGTACGCAGGTGAAACGATAGGGACAGCTTTAAGAGCTTATCCACTCAAATTCAACATGGTCTCAAAGGGTTTCATGTCCAGCTCACAGTCATGGTGTCCTTCTCGCCAAACCGGCAACAGACCAACTAACACCTGCTAGCGTTTCCTGCTGAGAAACATTTAATATCCTTTGGTAAGTGGAGGAAGACGGGCTGTCAGAGGGAGTGGGGGGGCTTTGTGTCATTCTGTCCATGATCAACAGTTTTGTGTTCCCACAGTAAGAGACTTGGAACGGTCATATGTAGGGTGGGACATAAGAGAAACACCCATGACATTCAAAACATGATGTGGGAAAAAAAGATCTTGAGGATTTAGAAGAGCAAACTGTTGAAAGATCTGAAAAGTTGACAGATTAAACTTGATTTTATTGTTGTGCATTGTACCTGCATTTAACTTTTGCATTACTGTACatgattcaaattaaataaaaaagaaagacaaaacaaaacaaactgttcaTAAAGACAGATATGACTGATCAAAGAATAGAAAAGTATATCATTATTTCCTTTACACTGCATACTATTCTAAATGAATGTGCAGAATAACTGTACAATGTAAACAACAATGAATAACACTGAAATTGGATATGCTTAGATTCCATTTCTATTTATATCAGGACAGTTCATGCATAAAGTAgctttcattttccctttagTGTTTTCAATTAAATAAGGGAACTGAATATTAGCTCTAATCCTTCAGTGAGTTTTATGAAGGAAGgaggacaaagaaaaaaaagtaatatttcaaaGCTGGTAATTTGCCTCAGATCAATCAAATTAGACAATATGGCATCTCAgataaaaagaaataagaaaaaaaatatatgcataaaacatttcttaattttgATGTGGTACCATATAAAATTTTCATTGactgtatttttgtaatgttcactcaaaaatgaaaattaagtaatCGTTCACTTTCTCCCTATTGTTCCAAACtttatgcatacatatatatatatatatacatacatataaacaaacacatatcATAATAATGTACCTAATAATTTCATTAAAGTGCAATTATTGAAGGGttatataggagcctgataaaaatgctaattttagaataaaatatctaACAGCACTTTCGCATCTTGAACTCTTCAAATGATGACAAGAATTCAGTTTGTGCGAACTCTGACTTTCagacattattattatctttGTACAAATACTTTCAGATTAATCTGGTTAactatttaaatactaaaagaaagctattatacattatttacaaatttaatatgataaaaaaaatacaatggtatTGTGGGACAAAAGAAAACCCTTGCTTCAAGTAGGCACTGCTGCCACCCTGTGGTCAGCATAAGAAATACAGCACTTCGTTCCATAGTTAAATGAATATCCCATGATGAAGTTCTGAGAGCACTTGATTTGTAGTTAACTGCACACTGAAACTGTGTGTCGTAGGCTGTTTCACTGGTCACACGGCTCTCCTTACTGTCCTTTAATTAACTAGCAACAGGCTTAATCCATGCTGGATTAAAAATGGTAAAACCAGAGCTAAATTATCAAATTCTGCTCACTCTTCATCAGACCTCATCCATATGGATGAAACATACAAATAAGAGAATGTCCCCAAATACAGGTGACTCTACTATGTAGCTCCATCATCAGGGGCTCTGTGCTCGGAGTTGCTGTTAAGATCCTAAAGGGATTTCACTTGGACCCTCAAAGGAAAAAGTTAACTTTAGCCGAGACCAATTTGCAGCCAGTGCTGGAGAAGTATTGGCTGTCATTTGGTGTGTAAGTCATGGCGCCCCCTACCGCTGATGCCAAATCTGCCCGCTGACACTCCCCACGCTGACAGAGCTCCCGCTGGGCACAGCGCTCCACGTGGCGCCGCAGCAAGGGGAGGAAAGGCACAAAACGTGTGATAAGCTTTTCTGTAATTACTCTGGAGTGGTAGAACCCACCTGGGAAACAAAGTTCACCCACAGATTAGATTGACTTAACAGAGGAAAATTGTGCAACATATAAAGCACTAAGATTAGCAGCTACAATTAACATGATTAAAATGAAGATCTATGACACGCACTGTTCTTGTTGTTGTACACCGCATCAGCAACACTGTCCTCCAGCTCTTTCGGGAGAATGTCCTCTCGATCTCTACCTGCCTGGCGGCTCTCCAGCGCTACTCTGTTAATTACCTCCTGCCCTACAgtactgagaaaaaaagaaaaaaagaaaaccggTAAAGGGATATGGCAAAGTTCATCCAAACATGAAAATTCctttatcatttactcatcctcttgTTTTTCCAAACTTACAAGACTCCAGTTAATCTTCAAAaacatcaattaaaatatttttttttatgaaacctgaAAATTTTGAAAGTCCAAGTAACCAAAACTTAATCCAAAAAGGTCATAAAGGCAAcggaaaaaactaatttatatgAATTGATTAGTTTCAAACAAAGCCACTGTTCAAATGGATTCATTTTACGAAGCATATATGACCTTTTTGGATCCAACCCAGACTTTCactggagggacagaaatctctcacgTTTCATTCAAGTAAAAGTCAAAGATTAACCAAAATAATAAGGGCTTGGATTGATATAATGGACAGGATAAGagtatttttttggtgaactatcactttaatacataaaattatttgCTTTGAAATGTTATATTGCACTGAAGGACGGAAGCCTGTCCCATATacgcatttaaaataatattcgaTTGATTTAcctgataaatatataaatggctTTATGGTAGTTTGTCTGGAACAGAACATGAAAGGGGCCTAAATGTTGTTCTAAAACATCGATCACCCCAGGAGGCATTTTCTCCATCTCATCGAAGATGAAGATTGAGCGAGCACAAGCTGTGAGGTTTCCCTCGACCCAGCGTTTTAGATCTGACTGAGCGCAAAAAAAGGACAAGTTAATGAACAATATCTAAAGAACTGTATGGATCCAGGAACTAAACATTAAAGTGTTAACTGGTGTAAAtatcaataaacacacacataccctGTACTGCTGCACCCTGTCAGCCGAGGGGAAGTGTAAGGTGGGAATAAACTGATGGATGTATGGACTGCCCATCGCTGTTCCGTAGATGTGTCGTCCTATCATAGAGCTGACCAGACTTTTTCCAGTCCCAGATGCTCCGTGGAAAGACAGCACTAGTGGTCTGTCTGGGTTTTCATCCTGTAAAAAATTCACCACTGCTTCCGAGACAATATCCTGGGCCACATGTTGACCATAAAGGTTTTTATAAAGGTCCCACTCAAAACCTGGGAAAACACAGGCACGGTTGGgatgatttcaattaatattgtttaatataatcactGATGCATTTATTGTTATGATAAAATGTCTGTTACTCTAAAATATGTGTAATTTGCCCAGCTAAATTGATATGTATATAATTATGTGCACTTCAGTAttacattaaaaagtatttataaacaTAACAAGTAATAATAAGTCAAATAATGGAGCAAACATCAGAAAGAATATATCGCAAATGCATTTTAGCATTTATTCTAGTCAAAAAGTGATCTGTGTACAAAGCTGCAGACATATACTGTGAACTATGCAGCATTTCGTTTTACATTTGTCATCTACCATTAATGGTTGAGTTAAATCTGGCGTATGTGGTATAAAGAAATAGTGTTTCATGTTTATCTTGAAAGAAATCCTTTGGTTTCATCTGCTGAAGCTGTAAGCCCCACTGAGTAAGTTACTAGAGAAGCTAATGCTAGCTGTCTTCATTCTGAAGAGACAGCTGTTCatatcccacacacacaccttaccTTTAATGTCTGGTTTGTAGTCACAGTAGCAGCTGTCAGATATTGAACAAAAAATAGACTTCATCTCAAAAGCGGTACCTAAGGACgtacaataaattaaaagaagTATAAGTATCATTGTAGCTATACCCTCGGAGCACCGCTCCAAGATGATGTGGCTGGAGGAAGCACAACTGTTACAGCTCCACAAGACACTAGAGGGCAACAAACTGATCTCACACATTCCCACGAATCGGTTCTTTCGAGCGGTTCGAGCAGAAGGGCGATTCACTGAATCTTTTACGTTGTGACGTAGTTGCGTAAGTCCGTGGccccaaaacaaaatgaaaccttttgtttttcttttcaaataagtTTCTTAACggtattaattgtaatattacgTGCTCCAATACCTTTTTTTAATATGCAGccatgatttttgtcataaaaatcataatttacaaACGAAATATGCATTTACAAACTGTATTTGCACCTCTTTGCAGAATTATTTagcaagttttaataaaaaaaaatattaggttaGACTATATTCTTTGTATAGCCTTAGTGGAAAATCAAGTGGTAAACATATTTCCAGTATATAAGTAACCTTTCCCCATATCAGAGCATGACTGTTACAATCATTACGAACCGGCATGAACGAGAGAAAAAAGTGTGATTATGATCAGCACGataaaaatgaaagttcttacACAAGAACTAG includes the following:
- the tor2a gene encoding prosalusin, which gives rise to MCEISLLPSSVLWSCNSCASSSHIILERCSEGIATMILILLLIYCTSLGTAFEMKSIFCSISDSCYCDYKPDIKGFEWDLYKNLYGQHVAQDIVSEAVVNFLQDENPDRPLVLSFHGASGTGKSLVSSMIGRHIYGTAMGSPYIHQFIPTLHFPSADRVQQYRSDLKRWVEGNLTACARSIFIFDEMEKMPPGVIDVLEQHLGPFHVLFQTNYHKAIYIFISTVGQEVINRVALESRQAGRDREDILPKELEDSVADAVYNNKNSGFYHSRVITEKLITRFVPFLPLLRRHVERCAQRELCQRGECQRADLASAVGGAMTYTPNDSQYFSSTGCKLVSAKVNFFL